DNA from Cygnus atratus isolate AKBS03 ecotype Queensland, Australia chromosome 7, CAtr_DNAZoo_HiC_assembly, whole genome shotgun sequence:
ttttaatattgccTATAAAAATGTAATCCTAACGTCTCAGCAAACTAAGTTGGAAGGAGCTCTACAGAAAAGTCAGTGGAATTTAGCGGAAATCTGATATTTcgtgtgggtttgttttgtaAGAGTTATCGGTCTACCTTATCGCCAGCGTACCAAGACCCCGGTGACCACATTTAAGGCATGGGGATGGCCAGAGCTGGGTCAGcttgtatgaaaaaaaagacagggagaaGGATGTTGGTGCATGTATGCTTTTCCTCCCCTGACttccactgcttttcctttgctctaGCGAAGTCTCTTCTGGTTTATACAGACGTAAGAAGGCAATACTGTCCTGTATGCCTACTCGTTGCATTGTACACGGGTCTAAACGTTTATCCTGTCATACCAACAAGAAACGTCAGCTTTCTAACAGACCCTGCCCCCAAATTAGCAAATGCTGCCCCATTTCATCTCAGAGTTGTCAAGAGCGGTTACATATCCTGGAAGTCAAAAGATCAACTTTTGCTGACCATTTTTGCATAGTGCGCAGAAAACATATGCTTTAACggtaaaaaattatttctccaaTGCTAAATCTTTTCTGTGTTCCTAATGAAAGTGACTTCCATAGTCTTAATAGAACATACGAAAAAGATGTTTCCTCCACTTCTTTGACAGCATCAACAATGTCTGCTGCTTGCCAGCAACCTAAAGAGCTCAGTCACCGCAGACCCCTTCAAACCCAGTCTATTCTGCTGAATTTTCTCCATAGTTATGCAGAAAGGCGATGCAACGTCATCCGCACAATAACATCAGGTTATTTCCGCTGCTCATCCGTCCCATGCAGCATCATATTAAAATTTGTTTGCCTTGAAAACCGTAGGGAAAAGACAGTAACTACGCCTACCAGGAATCACTCGTGCAGAGCAAATACTTAGTTTTCAATCCAAAGGACTGAAAGCAAACGCTGAACACTAGGGCTAAAACAGTCACCAGTCATCCGAGCAAACAAGCAGTCATGCGCCTGCTGCATGAAAGCTGAGTTTGTTATTCACGTCCCCCTGTTTTTTCACTCGATGCTGTGGCTACCTTGGAGGACAAAACTTGTTGCATTTGTTGGCTTTCTACAGAAGTACATACAGAGGAGTTTGTCTCAATACAGTCACAGTGAGTAGCTGAGATTCAGCTGTCTGTCGAGCAAAGGGTTGCCAGGAGCATCACGACCCCTTGGGGGCAACCCAGAAACGTTATGggaagaatgttttaaaatgggctgatgagttattttctttcttcctatcCGTTTTTCCTTGTGCCATGCACCGCAAGACCTGCATCGTGTGGCATGCACTGTACTGAATATAAATTTGTTTCGGTATCAAACACCTCACTCAACTTTCATCACTTTTACTAAGCATCCTTTAAACGACATACTTAGCATATGTATATTATAGACTCCTTCATTTATAAGTAATATATTTGAgttgcattatatatatatatatatattcacaacAACTGATTGCCTCTGTGTTTCCACttactgtcttttctttgtctccttttttaatatattggaCAACGGTGTATTTGCGCAGGGGGAAATCAGCTGCCGTATTTAAAACAAGCGTATTAGGATTGGTGTCATAAGATACAGAAGATCTGTAGCTTCTTACAGTGCTGCATTATCCATAGCAAACTCTTATTTAACAACAGGACCacaagcaaatatttatgtaaataggTATTTTCGTGTTGATATTTTGTGGTACACatataactttttatttagagTTCCATGGCattattacttcattttcttatttgtaatGTAATGTTTTTAGATCGAAGTAGACTTGAATTAATGTCATAATTGTCAGTATTATTAAACTTTATGTCGACTGTACTGTTACTCATCTGTCCCATAGGTTTAGAACATGACTAGCTATCTGGCATTGTTGCAAGTGCCTTAAATCCATGGCATCctataaaaaatacaaatttggtGTTATGCTGCATGACAAAGACAAACACACCTCAAAATGTTGTCCTTTCTTAGCTTGCTGCGTTTTACAGTTCTTTCTGCTAACAATTTATAAGCCTTTGTTATATAATATTGATGAATTACAGAAATGATGAAGTCGTTctcttatttctgttaaatgtaCCAGAGCTGTGTATCTGTTAATGAGATACAGagtcatttctgtgaaatgtatAAATGTATGTGCGGGTCAAATTAATATATGACATCCTATCAGTCTGTATACAGGTATTCCTGTTTTGCTAAGCTGTGCAGATCCAGCCCATAGTGCAGTCCGGCTCCAGCGTACCGTCTTTTATAAAACCCACGACAAATGTTCCGCCCCAAAAAGCGATGAGCGGCTAAAGGTGAATTGCCACCGCGCGCAACTCGCGTCTCTGAGGCGAGACCGGGTGCCCTCCAAGAAACACCGCAGTAGCTCGTTTGAGCCCCTCGACCGAGCAGGATCCGTGCTTTCCGTCagccccccctgcagcccatcaCGGAGGCAAGGCCCCGGCACTGCCCCACAGCCGGCCTGGGAGCGATGCCATTTCTCTGAGCCGTCGGGCATCACGCCGGGACTTGGCCAGCCTCAGGCTCTACGGGCAAAAGGGAAATTTTGTGTGGAGTTGCCTGTCGTCCTGAGTCCGATTTACGCTGTTTTTACACTGgtcctttattttttgtaatctGATTTCTCCGGTTTTCTTCTTACAATGGATTCTACATAAAAGAGTTTTCTTGTTCGTCAGAAAATTGTCTGTCATCCGATGGTCGTCGACCAGTTGCACTCTTTTGATGTAGatttaagaactttttttcatgaacttaactgcttttgttttgctctgtattttccCTGCAGCTGTAATTGCCGAGTGCCTGTTGTATACTTTATagagttgaaataaaaataattacttttgaGCAGCGCGTTGCTGTCTTTCTTCAGTTGGGAGAGTTCTGCTGCTCAGTCGGACTTTTTGCTCAGGTTTACGATGACACGCAGGAGGGGAGAGCCAAACAAAACGTTGCACGACGCCTACAGCCCGCTGCTGGGCTCGTATCCCCTTCCGGGTTTTCTGCCGAGGAGCCGAGATGCGACGGCAAAtgggcgggggggcggggggggggggggggggatggcaGGACACGGACACATTTGCTTGTGCTGGGGCTTTGGGGCCGTACCTGAGGCAGGTACCGGCCCGATCCGACAAGCCAATTAAGCCTCTCCAATTAACCCCGACCTCCACGCAGAGGCGCTGGAGgggccgccagggggcgcctCGGTGCGGGACGCCCCGACGGGGGAGTgcgagggagctgggggggtcgggggggtcCCCCTTGGGCTCCCCCCTTTGATCTCCGCGCATCAAAGGGAGCCCAGAGAcgacccccccgccccccccggccccgcttcTCCGGGCTGGGGTCAGGCGAGTGCACGGGGGGGGTCCGACGGGGCGGGCTCCTCTTCCCCCCATCTCggctctctgcagcttcctgcagagctgcgCTGGCGCCAGGAAGGgagctggggcgggggggggggggggggggcaggcgcGGGGCTGGGAGACCAAAGGAGTGGGgtgagggggctgaggggggggcTCCGCTCCCCACGGCGGCTCCCAggcacggggatggggacgggacggggcggggggggaggctgcagaCAGCGGAGCCGCGGCCGCATCTGGCGGTGGGGTCTGGGGGGGAAACTGAGGGGGGTGCTCGGGGGGGGCGCGGAGCTGCCCCCGTCGTTGCGAAATCCCCCTCCCGGGCCGGCGGCCAATGACGAAGCGctcggggcggcggggcggggggggggggcatcgGCACAGCCCCCCGGGGCCCTTTGAAATCCCATCCGCGGCCGCCGCGGCCGCCTCCCCGAGGGGCGGGCGCAGGAGGCAGCCCCCGGGGTATaaaggcggcggcggggcgggcaggTAGCGCTGCTCGGGGGCCGCGGGAGCCGCAGCACCGACGGGACGGCACCgacggcacggcacggcacggcaccgACGGCACGGCACGGGACGATGCGGGCGCTGGTGGCGCTGCTGGCGGCGCTGAGCTGCGcggccccggcggggcgggcggcggcgcccggCGGCGCCCTCAGCTCCAACGCCATCAAGGGGGGGGCGGCCGCcagcgccgcccccgccgccgccgccgcgccctTCGACGGCAGCAACAAACCTCCGCCGGCCGCCACCCGGCAGGTAGGAGCCGGAacggggatgggggggggggacacggggggaccCCGCAccggcggcggccccgctcTTACCGGGGGGTCCCCGCTGAGCCCGCTGTGCCGCCCGCAGCCCTTCCCGTGCGCCGAGGACGAGGACTGCGGCCCCGACGAGTTCTGCGGGGGGGCGGCCCGCGGCGGGGGCGCCCCGCTCTGCCTCGCCTGCCGGAGACGCCGCAAGCGCTGCCTGCGCGACGCCATGTGCTGCCCGGGCACGGCCTGCAGCAACGGTGAGGGGCGGCGGGGtccggggggcggcgggcaggaggggaaggggaggggggagcgaACCCCGCGGCTGACCGCGCTGCCTCCCGCAGGGCTCTGCAcgccccccgagccccctcccGGCGCCGCCGAGCTGGACGAGACCGGCGCCGAGGCGCTGCCCCGACGGACGCCCGCGCCCGCCTGGCTGCCCGCCCGCAAAGGTAAGAGGaagggggagccccggggggggggggggcgtcccGAGgggccccggagccccccgacGGCACTCAGCGCCCTGACCCCCGCTCGGCCCCGCAGGTGAGGAGGGGGACTTCTGCCTGCGCTCGTCGGACTGCGCGGCCGGGCTGTGCTGCGCCCGCCACTTCTGGTCCAAGATCTGCAAGCCGGTGCTGCGGGAGGGGCAGGTGTGCACCAGGCACCGGCGGAAAGGCGCCCACGGGCTGGAGATCTTCCAGCGCTGCCAGTGCGCCGAGGGGCTGGCGTGCCGCCTGCAGCGAGACCATGGACCCCCCGACGCCTCCCGCCTGCACACCTGCCAGCGGCACTGAGCATCCCCCCCACGACGGGACGGATGGATGGGACGGACGGACAGATGGGACAGACGGACGGGACAGACTCCGGCCCCGCTTGCGGGGGGCTCCCCTCCTGCGCCCGCAGCCGGAGCGGAAGGTTGTTTCTCTAGGGAACTACTTTTAAGTGACTAATTGCAGTACGTTACTGTGTTGTGAATACTCGAGGTGGCACTTAGCTGTACATACGCCGGGACTTTTAACGATTATTCCGAGGGTGCTGCCTTGTGCTCTTCAAGCCGTGACTGTGACTTTGTACACACTGGGTCTTAAATTGAGTTCGACGGATGCGACCGCCTGTTTGCGAGCCAATAAACGAGTTCTTCAAAGCGCGCCTGAGCCGCCTGCGGGAGGGGAGAGGCGGCCCCACGCCGAGCCCGGGGGGGAGAAACCCTGAGGgtgggggggagcggggcggaCGCCTCCTGCCTGGTTTTCACATGGGGCGAGGAGGGAGTGAAGGAGGCATCGCTGGCGCCAACCGGGGCCGCATGCCCCGACCGCAGCGAGCTGAGCAGGAGCTCAGCATCTCCATCTGTGCACCAAGCCGTGTGGTCTCTCTGCTCTAGGcacaataaaaactgtttttttttttgcttcaccTCGCAGCCTGTGGCTATGAGTTGTCTTCCTTTGGGGATGGTTTGGTGGGAGGGAAAGCTGCAAGCGTGAATTTTCACCAACCCCTCTAGTCCTTAACGCCACCATCCTGTTGATGGTGGCAGCcaagggagctgctggggatgcGCAGCCGTGCCCGAGTCTCCCCTGCGCAGCCCCAATGCGTGGCACTGCTTTTTCCCCAGGCCTGGACTGGGTGGCAAAGTGGTGCCCAAGATGGGGTGCAAGAGGGGCTTCAGGGGCACTGCACCCTGTGTGCACACGAGCTCCAGGCTTGCTGCATTCCTTTG
Protein-coding regions in this window:
- the DKK1 gene encoding dickkopf-related protein 1: MRALVALLAALSCAAPAGRAAAPGGALSSNAIKGGAAASAAPAAAAAPFDGSNKPPPAATRQPFPCAEDEDCGPDEFCGGAARGGGAPLCLACRRRRKRCLRDAMCCPGTACSNGLCTPPEPPPGAAELDETGAEALPRRTPAPAWLPARKGEEGDFCLRSSDCAAGLCCARHFWSKICKPVLREGQVCTRHRRKGAHGLEIFQRCQCAEGLACRLQRDHGPPDASRLHTCQRH